One stretch of Eretmochelys imbricata isolate rEreImb1 chromosome 1, rEreImb1.hap1, whole genome shotgun sequence DNA includes these proteins:
- the LOC144279513 gene encoding olfactory receptor 52P1-like, producing the protein MAAFNLTSSDPSTFILMGIPGLEAAHIWISIPFATFYIISLLGNFTLLSVVGKEQTLHKPMYLLLCMLALTDIATPTFVVPKALCIFWFNLKGITVAGCLTQMFFLHMVSVMHSAVLVTMAFDRYIAICNPLRYATILSNARLAKLGLAGLIRAVLFILPLPLLVSQQPFCANRIIPHTQCEYIAVAKMVCGDITVTRIYGLVLMFVINGLDLTLIALSYGLIIRAVLKISSKKAHQKALNTCTTHICVMLTYYTPGLFSNITHQFSQGISPCIHIILANIYLLIPPMLNPIIYGVKTKELRDKVGKYTCRR; encoded by the coding sequence ATGGCAGCTTTCAACCTCACCTCTTCTGACCCTTCAACATTCATCCTAATGGGTATCCCTGGGTTGGAGGCTGCCCATATctggatttccatccctttcGCTACATTCTACATTATCAGCCTGTTGGGAAATTTCACACTTCTGTCTGTTGTAGGTAAGGAGCAGACCCTGCACAAGCCGatgtacctgctgctctgcatgctggcgCTTACAGATATCGCAACACCTACCTTTGTCGTACCAAaggcactgtgtatattttggttcaatttgaaagGTATTACTGTGGctggctgcctcacccagatgttcttcctCCACATGGTTTCTGTTATGCACTCAGCCGTCCTCGTGACAATGGCCTTCGATCGCTACAttgccatatgtaaccctctgagatacGCCACCATCCTCAGCAATGCACGTCTAGCTAAGCTAGGACTTGCAGGTTTGAtaagagctgttctcttcattctgccTCTACCCTTGCTCGTGAGTCAGCAGCCATTCTGTGCCAACCGCATTATCCCCCACACGCAATGCGAGTACATAGCTGTGGCAAAGATGGTGTGTGGGGACATCACAGTCACCAGGATATATGGCTTGGTGCTAATGTTTGTAATCAATGGGTTAGACTTGACGCTCATTGCCCTGTCTTACGGTCTGATCATCAGGGCCGTCCTCAAAATCTCCTCTAAGAAAGCCCACCAGAAAGCCCTCAACACTTGCACAACCCACATCTGTGTGATGCTGACATATTATACCCCTGGCCTCTTCTCCAATATCACACACCAGTTCAGTCAAGGCATCTCTCCCTGCATTCACATCATCTTGGCCAACATCTATCTCCTTATCCCTCCGATGCTCAATCCTATCATTTATGGGGTCAAAACCAAAGAGCTTCGTGACAAAGTAGGCAAATACACCTGCAGAAGGTGA